GAGCAAAAAATAGGATGACTAATCCTGCCGAAAAGGGAAACCGGGCCAGTCGTTCAGCCACATGGCCCGCGACATGGTGCCATACGGGATCGATGGGTTGTAGCAGGCGAGGGGAGAGTTTGCCTTCGACGACTTCTCGCTCGAAGTCCCAAATCACCCAGACGATCGTGAATTGTCGAACGATGAAGACAGAGATGAAGTAGCGGGCAAAGTCTAGGGCTGTGAGTGAGAATTGCCCCTCTGTGGCTGCTTGAGACCAGACTCCCATCATGATAAGGGGGAGTGAATTGGCTAATACCCATAGCAGCAACTCTGCTCGGTATTCCAACATATAAGCGTAATAGACGGTCAAGAAAGTCGTGATTTTCCGGAGAACAGCACTCATGTGACTTTGCCCGATTGAAAGACTCGCCGAATAATTTCTTCAATGGGTGGGTCTGTGATAGTTAAGTCGAGTACCTGAAGATTGGCCAATATTTTCGAGACGGTGTGGGTAAGGGTTTCCCGAAGGACTAGTAGGCGAATTTCTCGTCCAGCGATCTCTTCGACTTCACCATATTGCCCTAAGGTGATTGGATCGGGCGTTTGCATGAGTTCTAATTTGACTTCCCGATAGGGAGCAAAGCGGTTCATTAACTGATTGAGGACGCCATCATAAATGAGTTGACCTTGATGAATTAAGAGAACGCGATCGCACAGGGCCGTAATATCTGCCATATAGTGGCTGGTCAGCAAAATCGTAGCACCGTAGCGTTGGTTGTATTCCCGCAGAAACTCACGAACGCTGACTTGAGCATTGACATCTAGACCTAGGGTGGGCTCATCAAGAAAGAGAACCTGGGGGCGATGTAAGAGGGCAGCCAGTAGCTCTGCTTTCATCCGCTCCCCCAGGGAAAGTTTGCGCACGGGTTGAGTGAGCTTCCCCCCTAAAGACAGCATCTCCGAGAGTTCATCCACCCGATACTGAAACTCATGGGGGCTGATTTTATAAACTGCTGCGTTGATCCGCAAAGAATCTAAAGCCGGCAAGTCCCACAGTAGTTGCTGCTTTTGCCCCATGACTAAGGTGATCTTTTCTAGGAAGGCAGAGCTGCGTCGGAACGGAATTTGGCCTGCGACTTGTACCTGCCCCCCCGAAGGATGAATCAAACCGGTCAACATTTTTAAGGTTGTGGTTTTGCCTGCACCATTCGGACCTAAAAAGCCAACAACCTCTCCGGGTTCAATCTTAAAGGTGACGGACTGCACCGCTTTGACGAGGCGATGTTGTCGCTGAAAAAAGTGAGATAGAGTGCCTTTGAATCCGGGTTGCTTAATGGCAACTGGATAAACTTTATCAAGATGGTCGCAAGTGATGATGGTCATACCCTTACTGTAGACAAGAAATGCCTGAGTGGCTAAGTAGGGAAAGACTTCTGTTTCGATGCAGGGTCAGCAAGAATTTGTAATATGGTTTGCTGTACCAGGGGATTATTCAACATTTGAATATGGTTGACAGGTAGGATTACGGAGCGACTGCAATCGTCCAGCTGCATTTCCTTTATGGTGAGAATGCCATCATTCACTTCGTTGCCAAAAAAGCTCCAAGTCCCTCGGGGGCCATTCGTCCCCGCAATAATAATATGAGGAATGGCTAAATTAGGGAGTTGCTGGTAAAAGCTGGGGTCCGCTAAATTCTGCAAACATTCTCCTGCTAATGGCGATAAGAGACTCAATCGCTGGGCCAACTGAGCGATACGGGGAGACTGATTGGGCGGTCCCAACAAAATAACTGGGTGGGGTTTGAATGAAGAATGAGGTGCAATGGCAGACCGCACTAACACTGCCCCCATGGAATGGGCAATGATGCCATAGCGGTCTGGTTCTAGCTCTTCTAAACGTTGCTGCAAACGCTCAATAATTTGAGTATAAGATTCGATTTGGGATGAATAGCCAAACAACTCGGTGCGATATCCCGCTTGTTGTAAGTATTGAGATAACCCAAATACAGACAGGGGAGAGCGTCCCAGGCCATGAATTAGCAGTACTTTCATTACTAAATAACGTTCACTGGGAATCGCCCCTATCCATAGGCTTAAAACTTAGCCTAAATCACAGATTTATTCATGAACAAGGGGGACAGGATAGCCATGCTCTTCGATAATCTTATCCCGCTCGGCAGCTTTCAAATCTTCTGCCATCATTTCCTGGACTAATTCTGCAAAGCTAACTTTGGGGACCCATTGGAGTTTCTCCTTCGCTTTCTCAGGACTACCCAGTAAGGTTTCTACTTCTGTGGGGCGATAATAACGCGGATCTACCGCAACAATACAATTCCCTTCTTGGTCATAGCCTTTTTCATCGATGCCTTCCCCTTCCCAGCGAATTTCAATGCCGACTTCTTTGCAGGCAATCGAGACAAAATGGCGGACGCTGTATTGTTGACCGGTGGCAATGACAAAATCTTCGGGTTGGTCTTGCTGGAGCATTAACCATTGCATCTCTACATAGTCCCTGGCATGACCCCAATCTCTTAAGGAGTCCATATTTCCTAAGTACAGACATTTTTGTTTGCCCAGGTAAATCCGTGCGATCGCACGTGTGATCTTCCGGGTTACAAAGGTTTCACCCCGGAGTGGAGATTCATGGTTAAACAAAATTCCATTACAGGCATACATGCCATAGGCTTCGCGATAATTAACCGTAATCCAATAGGCATAGAGTTTGGCAACGGCATAAGGAGAGCGGGGGTAAAAGGGGGTTGTTTCTGTTTGAGGCACCTCTTGTACCAAGCCATATAGCTCAGATGTGGAGGCTTGATAAAATTTGGTTTTTTTCTCCAACCCTAGGATGCGAATGGCTTCCAAAAATCTCAAGGTACCAAGACCATCGACATTGGCGGTATACTCAGGAGTCTCAAATGAGACCGCCACATGGCTTTGGGCAGCTAAGTTATAAATCTCGTCTGGTTGGACTTGTTGCACAATTCGAATGAGATTGGTCGAATCAGTTAAGTCGCCGTAGTGCAGGAAAAAGCGTCGCTCTTTCTCGTGGGGGTCTTGATATAAGTGATCAATTCGATCGGTATTGAAGAGAGAAGCGCGTCTTTTAATCCCATGAACGTGATAGCCTTTGGCCAATAATAGCTCTGCCAAATAAGCTCCATCTTGACCCGTAATACCGGTAATGAGGGCGACTTTTGCCATGAAATTTGTCCTATGTGTGATTCAACTGTGCTGCTAATACAAGTGAATGGTTTTGATCCTATTGCCAAATGGTTCAGGGATTGAGTGTATGCGGTCAATAGGTATTCTGGAGAACAGTGTTTTTGTAATAATGCTGCAAAATTTGTTGGTAGGTATTCCCTCGCTGGGCAAGGGCCAAAGCGCCCCACTGGCTCATCCCTAACCCATGACCATGGCCGCGTCCGCTAATGGTGAAGCCGGGGGGCTTACTGGGCAAAGTTTGAGCTTGACTCGCCACTAGATCAGATTGGGGGACAACCTGAAATAAGGTACTTTTCAATTTCAGGGTTCGGCGAAATTCACGCCCTTTCATCAATTTTGTCCCCTGTTCTCCAACAATTTTGATGTGTTTGACACGGCCATGGGCCGTAGCTCCTTGAGGGGTCATAGAAAGAATATTACCCAGTCCGGAGAGTTTTTGCTGCAGCTGTGCTTGAGAAAAGTTCACAGACCATTGAAAGTTAGGCGCTTCTTGGTCAAAATCAGGAACGCCTCTCAAATAGGGGATAACGCCGCTGAATACTTGCTCGGAGTTTTCTGTATGGCCACCAGAATTTGCATGGAACAAGGCTTCAACAATATTGCCTTGATAGGTCAACACTTGCCCCGCCGTGGTTCGAACCGCTGATCGAGTGCTTTCTGCTTCACCATCGATACCGCCATAAACCTGATCTTTGGTGGTATTGACCAAGTCGTAGAGGGGGTTTTTTTGTTTGCCTTTTCGATATAGGGCAAAGGAACGGGCCGCTACGGATTGAGCCTTTAATGCTTCTTGGGGCCACGTTCTAGGCATTTCTTTGCCAATGACCCCTGCTAGATAGTCTTCCAAATCCACTTCATTAATCACTGATATGCCTTGGGCGGTCGTGATTAATCGAACTTGACCTCGATACCATCGATCTTTGATGTAAACAAAACCATCTTCGGAGGGTTCGATGGAAAGTTGCCATCCTTTTTTGCCAAAGAAGGTGACGGCTCCAGGCGTTGATTTAGCGAAGAAACCTTCTAAGGCCGGTAACGCTCCTACCGTTGTCCCTTGGCCATTGACGATGTTGGCGGAGGTGGAACTCCCAATAACTACATCTTCTTGTCCCTGTAATAGGGCGACACGTAACTCTAATGCGATCGCAGGACTCGCAACTAGAGACAACAGCAGGGATAAGCATCCCACAGGAAATGACAGATAGCGATGAAGTTTGAACTGTGATGCCGAAAGCATAGGCCAATGATGAACTGAGGAATTGAGCAATGTAACCAGGAATGGCACTGACAACGGAGTGTTTAATCCCCCTTTGCCCTCAAAGAAGTTTGACATCATACGAGTCTTAACCTGCATGATTTTATGACAGGCTGACGGGTAGGTAAAGTCAAAATATTTAGCTGCAAGGAGGAAAATACCTTCATTCATGACTGCCTACAGCAGGGAAAGTTGCCCTTTTGGTCACTATTCTCAAATTTTCGTTCAAATTATAGTTGCTAATGGATGACACCTAAAGTCTTTGGTCTTGGGCGTTGAGCAATCATAAAGGTTTAGCTTTTTCCCAACAACGTGAATAATGCCTCTCCTTTGCAGCTTTTTCAAGGTATGAACCCGTTAGAGAGAGGGTGAGTGGCCCAACCGCATTTGGGTTAACGGATGCCATGGGTGGCATGGAAATCACTTTGCACCTTTTTAGTGAGTCGTTGGGATATTTGTCGAACAATCTGTTGTAGCAACTTATCACCTGCCCCTTGAATCATTTTGCGAGGGAGACGGAGAATAAATTGAGGAAACACAATAGCAACGTCTAAAGCCAAGTCCCATTCCACAGAGGTTTGGGGGGTGGATGAATTGGCTTTAGCATCAGAGGTCTCGTTTAGATACATTGCAGCTTGAAAATCGACTTGATAGCAGTGATCAAACTTGTTCTGGACAGGGATAGTTGTAATCCGGTAAACCCCTTCCTCTTGAGGAAGGAGCTCTAAGCCAATTTGGGGCTCCACTTCAAACCCAAAGGAGCCATACCGCCCCAAGGAAAGAATATACCCATTACTGCCGACGGGCTCTACCTTCATGGGATGGGCACATCGACAGAACCAGCCTTGATGAGCATCCAAATAGGCCATTACCGTTGCTTTGTCAGCTTTAAGGTCCATTTGGCCTTTGAACTGATTCTTGAAATGGAGGGCTTGCGACAATCCAGTTTCAAGTTCGGGATTAGTGACAGAGACAAATTGTACAAATCTTGATGAAGATTCTGACTGACTTAAACATCCCGCTTCAGGACATGGAACAAGCTGCTTCTCGATATCTTGCTGCGTATTGGATGATTGCATCTGTCTACCTATGACTCCGTCTTCAAAACCCTCATTCTTTAGGATCGACCAATTCCATTTAAATTTCGACAGTCGTCGAAAAATTATTTTTTGGAATTTTAGTGTAGTTTCTGAAGAAGAAACATTCGAACCGGCGAGAGAGTCTAAATGCTTACTGGTTATCTTTTATTCTAAGAATCATTAAAGAATATGGTTCATACTCTAATCAGTGAGTTTGATCACCTTTCAACCCCAGGTTTCCAAAAAGTTGCAGGTATTTCTATCCCTGACGGGTATGACCTCAACTTGGCATAGGTAGATATGGGTAATATCGTATATAGTTTGTGTCCATCAATTAATCGTTTATTTTGCTTCTGAGCTGAGAAAAATCATGAATATCCGCCTGATTCGGTCCCAAGTCTCGACTTTAGCAATGCTGAGTGCTCTTACCTGCTTCGCATCACTTCCTGCAATGGCTCAGTCCTCGCCAACCAACGATCCCTTACAGGATTTTCAGCTAGAGGATTCAAATAGTGCCGAGGAGATATTCACTGATCGCGGCGGACCCGGATCCTTATTGAATCTATTGAATCGCTTACAGCAGGTGAATAGTCGTTCTGGTAGCGAGTTTGCCGAGGATCAATCTGCTAGTTTTGACTCAGCCGTTGATGCCTTTCGCAAAAAACAGCAGGAACAGTTAGGTTCACCTACCCAGTCTGCTCCTGAGACCAGTGGTACCGACATCGACATACCTTAAGGACTATTTCGAACCGAAATCTTTGTTCTATTTGCTGGGTATCTTGGGTAAATAGCTTTCTTTTTTGTCCTTTATTCCCCTTTCTCGCTTTTGGCTTACCTATCCTCTTTTTTGATGCTGGGCCCAGGTGTGCTGGCTGTTACGCCTGCAGCCCAAGTTGCGGTTAATCAACCGATTGTCCAGGTCGCTAGTGCCAGTATTAATCAGGGCAATCAGATTCAACTCAATGGTCGTACCTATCCAGTTGCTTGGACCCAATGGCAAGATTCGGCCCAATCCTCTCCATCCATAGGGATTAGCGATAGTGGTTTAAATCGCCGGTTTGGAGTGGACTTAACCAGCTCGAATGATTTTCGGCAGCAGCCTGTGCAATGGTTTACCCCTAAGCCCATTGCCTTAACGACTCGGTTTAGTGAAAACGGGACTTCTCGATATCTCGATGTTTCAGCTTTGGCCCGATCGGTTAACTGGCAGATTCAACCCCAGGGTAATGTCCTCAAAATTAAGTCTCCTCCCGCAAAGATTGGCAAGATAAGGGCGGGTCGACAGCAATGGGGACATCGTTTGGTAATTGACCTCGATCAGCCTACCCCCTGGCAAATGGAGCGGTTGACCAATAGTCGAAGCGGGAAAAAAGATCGCGAATTTGTCTTGGCCATTGATGCTACAGCTGCAGCCGGATTGGGTAAAGCTTGGAAATTTCCTGCGAAATCCGCGTTAAAGTCTTTGAAAATCACCCGAAAGCAGGGAAGAACGCTCTTAAGTGGTGTTATTAAAGGGACGATGCGTCCTCGGGTGTGGATGCTGACTAATCCCAATCGATTGGTCATTGATATTAAAGGTGGCGTTCCTGAACAACGCAGTATCCTATGGGCCCCGGGTATTCTTCGGCAAGAGCGAGTCATTGCCTTAGGCAACAAACAATATCCCGTCACTTGGTTAGCCTTAAATCCGCAGACACCAGGGTTGAAGCTTCAGCCCATTTGGGGGAATCGGAATGCTCTATTGGGGATTCATCCTCTCTTGTCGATGGCTAAAGGAACCCAGGTTGCAGCAGCCATTAACGCAGGGTTTTTTAATCGTAAAAATAAGACCCCCTTGGGAGCCATTCGTCAAAATGGTCAGTGGATTTCGAGCCCCATTTTAAATCGAGGTGTGGTGGCTTGGAATCCGCAGGGGCAGTTCCAAATGGGACGCATTAACCTACAGCAAGTCCTGAGTACGTCTTCTGGTAAGCGATTATCGATTGTGTCTCTTGACAGTGGCTATCCCCAAAAAGGAATTGCTCGATATACGCCGACTTGGGGCCCCACTTATACGCCTATTCTCAAAACTGAAAAAATTATTACTGTTGTTAATAATCAGGTCGTTTCGGAAAAAGTCAGTACGAGCGCCAAATCTTTTGCGATTCCTAAAAACGGCTATTTGCTAGTACAGAGGTCCTTTGAGGTCGGTGGAGCCTTGGCTTCTGGAACTCAGCTTCAGATCCAAACTGCCACTACACCTGCGAGCTTTAATGCCTTTCCCAATATTGTGGGTGCTGGACCTTTGTTGGTGAGTAATAGTCAAGTGGTGTTGAATGCCAAGGCTGAAAAATTCCGCCCTCCTTTTGATACTCAATCTGCGCCTCGGAGTGGGATTGGGCAAACGGCAGATGGCACGATTTTGTTGGCAGCGGTTCATAACCGAGTCGGTGGTCCTGGCCCAACCTTGAAGGAATGGGCCTTGATCATGCAGCGGCTGGGATCTGTCAATGCTTTAAATCTAGATGGAGGAAGTTCGACCAGTTTGTATCTAGGGGGTCAACTTCTGGATCGCCACCCAGTGACGGCAGCTCGGGTTCAAAATGGTATTGGGGTGTTTTGGCAGCCTAATGCAAAGTAATTTGCTGAACCTAGGTTCTTGAGTTAGATTGTTCAAGGTTGACAATCTGTCAACGAGTTTGTTCTTAATCTAGAGTGCATTAAGAATAAAACCTGTAAGCGAATGTTTTTGACACTTCTCTTTTTTGAGCTGATTGTGAATAACTGTTTGTTTATATAAATTGACCTTTGTTCGTGACAAAGATCACCTAAAAAAAATCCTCTGGTTGCTTAAATCATAATGTTATGCATTGAATGCCCAAGTGCATTCGATCAATTTAGTTCTAGACGATTGGGGATTTTGGCATGGCCCTGTCCTGATTAAGCAATTGTCTACTCATGTCAATTAAAAAACCCTATTGAGGTAAGTAGGAACCGTGGTCCAAACTCAACCATCCAACCTTTTAGCAGCACCTGTGCCTGCTCACCAAGGTGTTGCTGCAACTGAGCTGCGTCCTTGGGGATCTTTTACCATTTTGGAAGAAGGCCAAGGCTATAAGATCAAGCGAATTGAGGTTAAGCCTGGGCACCGTTTGAGTTTGCAGATGCATCATCACCGAAGTGAGCATTGGATTGTCATTGCCGGTATCGCTAAAGTTGTGCGAGGCGAGGAAGATTTGATGCTGAGCGCCAATGAGTCTACTTATGTGCCTCGGTTTACCCAACACCGGCTGGAGAACCCTGGCATGGTGCCTTTGGTTTTGATTGAGGTTCAAAACGGCGAGTATTTAGGCGAAGATGATATTGTGCGCTTTGATGATGATTACGCACGATAGTCATTAGCGATGGGAATACACAGCTCAACATGATTCAACTCAGCCCTACTGCCATTGGTGAATTAAAACGCCTTCAAAAGAAGCATTTACCTACTGGCCAGCTCCGTATTGTTGTTGATGCCAGTGGCTGTAAAGGGTTGGCCTATCAAATGCAGTTTGCTGAATCACCCCAACTAGACGATCAAGTGTTTGATTGTGAGGATATTCAGGTGGTTGTTGAAAAGGCAAGCATGAAATACCTCTCCGGTTTAACCCTGGACTATACCGAGGATTTGATGGGTGGAGGGTTTCGCTTTTACAACCCCAATGCGGTTGAAACCTGTAGCTGCGGACATTCCTTTGCCATTGCCAGCCCTTAGAAAAATACAGCTGAATATTGTGTCTTTCCCTCGCAACGAGAGTGTTGCGAGGGAAAGTTTTAGGTTTATTCAGGGGTTGCTGGTGCTGGATTGGGGGAGGGGTTGGGACTCGTGCTAGGAGGCTGTGAATTTGGATTGGGAGGCGCTTCTGCCGTTTCTTTGGCCGCAGCTTTAATTTGGTCTTTGTATTGGCCAGGGGCTAACTTCTCGGCTGAGTTAAAGAGAATGCCTGCTTCTTTGGTTTTTCCTTGTTCTCTAGAGAGAATGGCTTTGGCAAAAACTGGGCGAAAATCGTTAGGGTCTTTGGCAATAAGTTTGTCGTAGACTCCAACGGCCTGATCGAACTGCTTTTGCGTGGCATAGACTTGCCCGAGCAAAAGCTGGACAGCACTTTCATTAATGCTGTTGGGCTTTACTTGATTCGCTTGTGGAGCGTTTTTAAGGGTGGTCTGCAGGAGTTCTGTGGCGGCTGAGGGGCGTTGTTGTTCTACCAATAGGCTCACAAAACCTTGGAGGGCATCCATATTGCCGGGTTCGGTGACTAAGATACTGCGATAGGTTTGAGCTGCACTTTCCCTTTTACCTGTTTTCTGCAGGGTTTGGGCGAGAAGAACTTGATATTGAGTTTGTTCTGGATTCAACTCAATTAGTTTTTCTAAGGGGTCAAGCAGATCTTTTTCGGTTTTTAGGCCGATTTTAATCATTTGACTCCGGGCTTCGGCTAAACCGCGCAGAGCATCTGGATTGTCTGGTTCTTTTTCTAAGATTTGTAAGTAGCCGTTTTCGAGGTCTTGCAGGTTCTTTTTCTCGATGTCTGAAACGACGGGTGGCGTTGGAGTTGTGCCTGGGGTCGGAACAGTGGGTGAGGGAGAAGGGCGGGAGCTAAGGATACTGTCGAAAATCGAGCCGAAAGAAAACCCGACTAAGGCGACGACGGCAACAACGACAAAAACCCAAATGAACCAACGGTTAGACTTTTTTTGCACGGGTAGTGGTTGAACTCTCTAGCTATTATTAGGGATAGTGCTCGTAATGCAGCTTATCTCAAAGTACGAAGTTTCGGAGCAGAAAGACGTACTCTAAAGATTTCTCGTAGATTTCTGAGCATGCGTTAGGAATTTTATGCAGCGATTTGCTGGACATAAAGGCTATGGGTGATCGGCATTTAGTTCTAGTGACCGGGCCAGCTCGTTCCGGTAAGAGTGAATGGGCTGAAAACCTGGCGAGTCAGTCTAATTTGTTGGTAATATATGTGGCTACGGCGGCTGACTATCCTGAAGATCAGGAATGGCAGGCTCGCATCCAAGCCCATCAGCAGCGCCGTCCTGCCGATTGGCAAACGATACATGCACCGATTGATTTGGCTGAGATCATTCAATCACAACCTGGGTCGGTGTGTTTACTGATTGACTCCTTAGGCACTTGGCTGACCAATGTTTTGGACCAGGATGCTGCACTGTGGGCAGATACTTTGCAGAAATTGTTGAAAGCTTTGGTGCAGGCTGAGGGCCAAGTTATTGTTGTCGGCGAGGAGACGGGTTGGAGTGTGGTGCCAGCGTATCCTTTGGGGAGACTATTTCGCGATCGCATGGGGGAATTGCTGCGCCAGATTGGGGCGATCTCAGATCAAGTCTACTTAGTGTCGGCAGGTTATGCCCTAAATCTTAAAGCTTTAGGGACTTATGTTGCTCCTATGGTGCCACCTGACCATCTCAAAAGAGATTGACCGTAAGGTGTTGAAGTGTTTTTAGATCTGTCTCGGGACCGATGTCGCTACCCTAAAATTTGAGTTAGAGTCACCCTATCAGTGTGAGACCCAAAGAGCGTTTAAGCATTATGGCTTCCCAACAACAAGTTAAAGATTATTTAGCCTCTTGGTTGCAGCTTGGTAAACCGATCCGGGTGGGTCTACAACAAGAACCCCACTCTATTTCACGAGTCGTTCTGGGTGAGCACTATAGTCCTGAGTTCGAATCTCTTTGGCGATATATCCAAAGCACTGAATCTGGAGAGTGCTGTTTGGATGGTGTTGTGCCCACGGTAGAAGATCTATTGACGGATCAATGGGAAATTACGGATTGTTCCCGCTGTCAGATGCCCGTGAGTTTGCCAGTTGCAGGCATCGCATCCCCAGAATGTCCTTGTCATGACTTATCGAACTGGCCTAATAATGAGCTGCCCCAGCCCCGGACGCCGGTTGATAGTGCCGGGCATCTACGATCCATTTATCATCGATTAACCCATACCTCTTCAGACTAGGGCTTTGGTCGATAGGATTCTGACAGCACTCCTTGGCAATATGGAATGTCAATAGGGGTTGTTTTCGGTAAATTCAGACTCTTCGAACTCGGTATATCGTCTACGGCGGGATAGTCGTTTGGACCAGAGCGGGGTTGCGATCGCACCTGCCAATACGCCCATCCCAGTGGCAAACCCCAATACAATCCCCACGGGGATGGGGACAGAGCGCCAGGCTAAAAAGTGGACGGAAACCGCTGTAGCATTTTGAACAGACAAAATTGCTGCAATAGCGATACCTAAACTAAAGAGCAGGGATAACAGCAGATGCATGGTGATGAGCTTTGATGGGACTAATGTGTTCAGGGGATGGGACAACCCAGACAGATTAAGAAATTGCGTTTTATGGACAGAGTTGAGAAAAATGGGGTTTCCATAGTACAAGTGCATTGTAGCCTGACACCTTTTCGTGGGGGTTGGGCAGAATTGGATTGCCCCCTTCCTATACCCCATTGATTTCGCCAGATCTGAAGGAACCTCACTCATGTCCAACCAATTAAACCTACTCTCATCCGGTAAAGTCATCGCGACCGCTTTGCATACCGAGATGGAGCAGTCCTACTTGGAATATGCCATGAGCGTCATTGTTGGGCGAGCGTTGCCCGACGTCCGGGATGGATTAAAACCTGTGCATCGGCGGATTCTCTATGCCATGCATGAGCTAGGATTGACGCCAGATCGCCCCTATCGTAAATGTGCCAGAGTCGTAGGCGATGTGCTGGGTAAATACCATCCCCACGGGGATCAGGCAGTTTATGATGCCTTGGTTCGGCTGGTTCAAGATTTTTCGAGTCGGTATCCCTTGCTGGCGGGGCATGGCAACTTTGGGTCCGTGGATAACGATCCACCTGCAGCCATGCGATATACGGAAACCCGCTTGTCTCCCATTGGCAATCAGTCCCTGTTGGAGGAAATTGGCGAATCCACCGTTGAATTTGCCGCCAACTTTGATAACTCCCAGCAAGAACCCACGGTCTTACCGGCTCAACTCCCCACCCTCCTCCTCAACGGCTGTTCTGGGATTGCCGTGGGAATGGCCACCAATATTCCCCCTCACAATTTGAGTGAGATTGTTGATGCTCTGGTGGCATTGATTGATTCCCCAGAAATGACCTTAGAAAAATTGATGACCTTGGTGCCTGGGCCAGACTTTCCCACTGGGGGAGAGATTGTTGGCAAACAGGGGATTATTGATGCCTACACCAATGGTCGAGGAAGCATCACCGTCCGGGCTGTGACCTCCATTGAGGAAGTCCAACCGGGACGAGGGCGTCATCGCCGTCCCGTGATTATTGTGACGGAACTGCCCTATCAGGTCAATAAGGCAGGCTGTATTGAAAAAATTGCCAGCTTAATTAACCAAGGCCGGATTGAGGGAATTGCAGATCTGCGCGATGAAAGCGATCGGGAAGGGATGCGAATTGTCATTGAGCTGAAGCGAGAAGCTCAACCTCCAGTTGTTTTGGAGCAGCTGTATCGGCTTACCCCTCTGCAGTCGAATTTTGGGGTGATTATGTTGGCTTTAGTCAATGGAGTGCCCCTGCAACTGTCCTTGAAAGAGGTATTGCAAGAATTTCTCGATTTCCGAGAGCAGACGGTCACCCGCCGCTATCAAAATCAGTTAGAGCAAGCTCAAAGTCGTCAACATTTAGTCGAGGGGCTTATTAATGCTCTCGATCGTTTGGATGACTTGATCGAGATTCTTCGCCATGCCCCGGATGGAACGACGGCAAAAGTTGAACTCAAATCTCAATTCAAATTGAGTGACAGTCAGGCCGATGCGATCTTAGCAATGCCGATGCGGCGACTGACGGGGTTAGAGCAACAAAACCTCCGACAAGAATTTGATGATCTGGCCCAAGAAATCGGCGATTTGGAGCGGTTACTGGGAAATCGTCATGAACTTCTAAAAGCCTTGAAGAAAGATCTGCGAGCCCTGAAAAAGCAATATAGCGATCCGCGACGGACCGTTATCTTGGGGGCTGCAGCTAAAACCGAGATATTAGCAGCACCGGTCAGTGACGAACCCGTCGTTGTAGAGCTGAACCAGCGGGGGTATGTTCGCTGCTTACGAGTTTCGAAGCGTAAAAGTGGATCTGCTGAATTACCAGGGGAGTTAGCCGAATTCTCGACAGATCTGACTGTTTTTCGGCAAACAGCTGAATTAACAACAGATCTGCTGTTGTTTACGGGCAGTGGGAAAGCCTTGGGGGTGAGTTTGAAATCCATCCCATTTACATCCAGCAAAGGCAAGGGTAAACCTTTAGTCACTCTATTACCCGATTCGGGACGCGATGATGAAATTATTGCCCGTTTTCTCAGCACCGAAATTTCAGATACCAGTCAGCTTATTCTGCTGTCTCAGCAG
The Acaryochloris marina S15 genome window above contains:
- a CDS encoding phosphodiester glycosidase family protein — protein: MLGPGVLAVTPAAQVAVNQPIVQVASASINQGNQIQLNGRTYPVAWTQWQDSAQSSPSIGISDSGLNRRFGVDLTSSNDFRQQPVQWFTPKPIALTTRFSENGTSRYLDVSALARSVNWQIQPQGNVLKIKSPPAKIGKIRAGRQQWGHRLVIDLDQPTPWQMERLTNSRSGKKDREFVLAIDATAAAGLGKAWKFPAKSALKSLKITRKQGRTLLSGVIKGTMRPRVWMLTNPNRLVIDIKGGVPEQRSILWAPGILRQERVIALGNKQYPVTWLALNPQTPGLKLQPIWGNRNALLGIHPLLSMAKGTQVAAAINAGFFNRKNKTPLGAIRQNGQWISSPILNRGVVAWNPQGQFQMGRINLQQVLSTSSGKRLSIVSLDSGYPQKGIARYTPTWGPTYTPILKTEKIITVVNNQVVSEKVSTSAKSFAIPKNGYLLVQRSFEVGGALASGTQLQIQTATTPASFNAFPNIVGAGPLLVSNSQVVLNAKAEKFRPPFDTQSAPRSGIGQTADGTILLAAVHNRVGGPGPTLKEWALIMQRLGSVNALNLDGGSSTSLYLGGQLLDRHPVTAARVQNGIGVFWQPNAK
- a CDS encoding LapA family protein; the encoded protein is MHLYYGNPIFLNSVHKTQFLNLSGLSHPLNTLVPSKLITMHLLLSLLFSLGIAIAAILSVQNATAVSVHFLAWRSVPIPVGIVLGFATGMGVLAGAIATPLWSKRLSRRRRYTEFEESEFTENNPY
- a CDS encoding iron-sulfur cluster assembly accessory protein — encoded protein: MIQLSPTAIGELKRLQKKHLPTGQLRIVVDASGCKGLAYQMQFAESPQLDDQVFDCEDIQVVVEKASMKYLSGLTLDYTEDLMGGGFRFYNPNAVETCSCGHSFAIASP
- a CDS encoding lipopolysaccharide assembly protein LapB — protein: MQKKSNRWFIWVFVVVAVVALVGFSFGSIFDSILSSRPSPSPTVPTPGTTPTPPVVSDIEKKNLQDLENGYLQILEKEPDNPDALRGLAEARSQMIKIGLKTEKDLLDPLEKLIELNPEQTQYQVLLAQTLQKTGKRESAAQTYRSILVTEPGNMDALQGFVSLLVEQQRPSAATELLQTTLKNAPQANQVKPNSINESAVQLLLGQVYATQKQFDQAVGVYDKLIAKDPNDFRPVFAKAILSREQGKTKEAGILFNSAEKLAPGQYKDQIKAAAKETAEAPPNPNSQPPSTSPNPSPNPAPATPE
- the cobU gene encoding bifunctional adenosylcobinamide kinase/adenosylcobinamide-phosphate guanylyltransferase; protein product: MGDRHLVLVTGPARSGKSEWAENLASQSNLLVIYVATAADYPEDQEWQARIQAHQQRRPADWQTIHAPIDLAEIIQSQPGSVCLLIDSLGTWLTNVLDQDAALWADTLQKLLKALVQAEGQVIVVGEETGWSVVPAYPLGRLFRDRMGELLRQIGAISDQVYLVSAGYALNLKALGTYVAPMVPPDHLKRD
- a CDS encoding cupin domain-containing protein; translation: MVQTQPSNLLAAPVPAHQGVAATELRPWGSFTILEEGQGYKIKRIEVKPGHRLSLQMHHHRSEHWIVIAGIAKVVRGEEDLMLSANESTYVPRFTQHRLENPGMVPLVLIEVQNGEYLGEDDIVRFDDDYAR